The following coding sequences are from one Onychomys torridus chromosome 14, mOncTor1.1, whole genome shotgun sequence window:
- the LOC118595155 gene encoding LOW QUALITY PROTEIN: 40S ribosomal protein S18-like (The sequence of the model RefSeq protein was modified relative to this genomic sequence to represent the inferred CDS: substituted 2 bases at 2 genomic stop codons) — MSLVIPGKFQHTLQVLNTNIDGRWKIAFAITAIKGVGQRYAHVVLSKADTDLIKRAGELTEDKLERVITIMQNQRRYXIPDWFLNRXKDGKEGKYSQVLANKLLEDLERLKKIRAYSGLCHFWGLHVPGQHTNTTGHQGCTMGVSKKK, encoded by the coding sequence ATGTCTCTAGTGATCCCTGGGAAGTTCCAGCACACTTTGCAAGTACTCAACACCAACATAGATGGGCGGTGGAAAATAGCCTTTGCCATCACTGCCATTAAGGGTGTGGGGCAGAGATATGCTCATGTGGTGTTGAGCAAAGCAGACACTGACCTCATCAAGAGGGCTGGAGAACTCACGGAGGACAAGTTGGAACGTGTGATCACCATCATGCAGAATCAAAGACGGTACTAGATTCCAGACTGGTTCTTGAACAGATAGAAGGACGGGAAGGAGGGGAAGTACAGCCAGGTTCTGGCTAACAAGCTGCTTGAGGACCTGGAGCGGCTGAAGAAGATTAGAGCCTATAGTGGGCTGTGCCACTTTTGGGGCCTTCATGTCCCAGGTCAGCACACCAATACCACTGGCCACCAGGGCTGTACTATGGGTGTTTCCAAGAAGAAATGA